TGTGTCATAAAGAAAAGTCTCCGTGTCCACAGAGCGAAGAGGAGTCATGTTTCTGAGGAGAAGCTGCCGTCCTGCTGTGCTTCTTGTCAGGACGTCCTGAAGGATCCAGTCTCCACTGGCTGCGGACACTGGCTCTGCAGACGCTGCATCACCTCATACTGGGACCAGTCGAGTTCACCAGGAGAGTCCTCCTGTCCCCAGTGTGGAAAAAGATCCAGAACAGGACCTGGAGctcagacagcaggtcagagCAGCTCTGTGCAGAGTGACACTGaacttctgtctgatggttCATTTGTTCAATCATACAGCACTGACGTTTaatatgatgataaaaacacaagattaGAGGTTTTAATAAAGTTCCAGTTCAGAATGTGTCTGATTGTTGAGCTTTAATCCAGCTGGCAGCTTTTCATGAGGCAtcattcaaacaacttcacacttGACAAGGTTCATTTGTTATTGCTGCACTTTCATCCAACTTACAGTTTCCCTTTGTGTTGGGTTCATACAGATGATTTATAGTTTGTGTTCATCCAAAATACCTTCACAGTCAACCCTGCACTTCCACTGGTCGATGGTATGAGCGGTTGTCTAGAAATtccagaaacagaaagacaaagatttctCTGTTTATAGTTGGACGTATCTAATGAAAGTGATCATCAGactctctgtcttcagtctgACTCTGGTTCTTGTCTTTCAGCAGATCGTGGTCTGCAGCAGGTTCTAGATGAACATAAGATCAGTCTGAGGACGAGATGTGAACGTGTGACTGAAGGAAGtgatgacagaggaagtgaaacccTCCTCAACAGGATCTTCACTGAGCTCTAcatcacagagggacagagtgaagaggtcAATACCCAACATGAGGTGAGGCAGCTGGAGACGACTTCCAAGAAGAAGACCGTCCATGAAACTCCCATCAAGTGCCACGACATCTTTAAAGCTGGACCCGACCAGCAGAGACGCATCAGAGTCGTCCTGACGAACAGCGTCGCTGGCGTTGGAAAAACCTTCTTGGTGCAGAAGTTCACTCTGGACTGGGCCGAGGGTTTGGAAAACCAAGACGTCAGTCTGCTGATTCTGCTTTCGTTCAGGGAGCTGAACCTGATCAAAGACCAGCAGCACAGTCTTCTCACACTGCTCTGCGTTTTCAATCCAACATTGCAGAAGGTCACAGCGGAGAAGCTCGCTGTCTGTAGactgttgttcatctttgacGGCCTGGATGAAAGCCGACTTTCTCTGGATTTCAACCACAGGGaggttgtgtctgatgtcacacagagcTCATCAGTCAACGAGCTGCTGACGAACCTCAACCAGGGGAATCTGCTTCCCTCCGCTCTCGTCTGGATAACCTCCCGACCTGCGGCGGCCAATCAGATCCCTCCTACTTGTGGTGACAGGGTGACAGAAGTACGAGGCTTCACCGATGCCCAGAAGGAGGAGTACTTCAGGAGAAggttcagtgatgaagagctgtCCAGCAGAATCATCTCACACGTGAAGACGTCCAGGAGCCTCCACATCATGTGTCTAATCCCAGTCTTCTGCTGGATCAGTGCTACAGTTCTGGAGCACATGttgaccacagaccagagagaagagctgcccaagaccctgactgacctgtactcacacttcctgctggttcagacacagaggaagaaaaacaagtaccCTGCTGGGTCGGACAGAGAAAGATCCAAAGATCATCCAGAGAGTCAAACAGACATTCTTAAGAGGCCTGATGGGTCAGACAGACAAGAAGATCATTCAGAGAATCATCAACAACCTGAAGGAGATGAACAGTGATGAAATCTCTCCTGACAGGAGAGAGCATCAACATCTTCAACTGTCTGATGGAGATGAACAACCTCTCAGTACATCAGGGGATCCAAGAGTTCCTGAAGTCAGAGTACAGATCAGAGAAGAAACTCTCTGGGATccgctgctctgctctggcctACATGCTGCAGATGTCTGAGGAGGTTCTGGATGAGTTGGACCTGAACACATCAGAGGAGGGACTTCTGAGACTGATCCCAGCTGTGAGGAACTGCAGAAAGGCTCAGTGAGTCCAGACAAGTGATGGACGACgtttctccacttcctcccactgcacTAAACTGAAGCAAAGatatctcagattcaggagcttccatcttgtgctggtgacataatttggagtcagagtctgcgCAGTCGTGATTGGggagtggagccgtggtatcgAGGTCCTACTGATACACCGCCAACCAATCACAAGTCTCAGCTGCCAGTTATGATGTGTCACCATATTGTAATAGCATCTAGTCactaataactaattaaaactaCACATACTGGTTTATGacatgtactgcagccagccacccaGAGCCGGGCAACCCAGACCTTTTGGAAGCTGtgatgtcgtccatctttatccaCAGTCATTGGTCTAGACATGATCAGTAACATGATGGGTCAGTATAGTGTTATGTTTGATAAATAACACTCGGACATACACAACATATAGATCAGTAGTTTAGTTCACTCAGTGTGAATTGATTTCTGACCTTACACCtcagtgtgttggtgttggtgagAACAGCTGTTCATCAGAAAACTGCAGAATCAAACCTTTAGTGTCTCCAGAGGAAACTGAGGAGTTTCCTTGAGTGATGTCACCTGAGACAGTGTCAGTTGGGAGTCGAGATGACAAGTTTGAAAAGTAAAGACGTCATATATCAGAGGTGTGGATATATGAGAGCACATCAGAGTAAAATCTCAGATAAAAGTATGTGAGTATGAGAGAGTGTCGAAAATTATTGTTTCATCTCCAACACAATGAGATTGGATCAGATGATCCATGGATGTGTAGAGCAGATGGTCAATACATTATGACATGTTTTCTCATCAGATGAATTGAGTGTATTTTTATCacagattgtctttttttatattttctctcttcacagaTTTACTGGCTGTTTTCTCTCAAAGACACACTGTGAAGTCGTgacctcagctctgaagtccaacccctcccacctgagacaacCGGACCTGAGCCTCAAccagctgcaggattcaggagtgaaggagctgtgtggttttctggagagtccagactgtcgactggagactctgaggtcagacaccatgttcacactgtatattgttattaataactcaGGTGTGCTGGTGTCTTTAAACGTCAGCAGCGACCATCTGACCAGATGTGTTCAACTAGTTCATAAATTCAACTCAGCATTTTCACAGACTGGACAGACGAGGAACTTCTGATGTTCAGATCAGTGACTGAAGACGTCGCCTGTGTTCACACATACAAGGCCGCTGATAGAAACATGAgtgaggacaaaaccacagagatGCACAAGAGAGAAAAGTCCTTTATTCTTTATGCATCATATGATTCTCCACATTGTgaacctgcagctctgaacaGACGATCACACACTGGACGATTTCCAGCAGGAAAGTTTCTACTAAAGTCTCATGTTtaattctttatccaggttgaagagctgcagtttgtcagagatcagctgttcttctctggcctcagctctgaagtccaacccctcccacctgaTACTACTGGACCTGAGCTACAACCAGCTGCAGGACCTGAAGTAGCTGCGTGATCTTGTCAAGAGAGTCGTGTGTTGAGTCTTGATCCAGTGAGGTGAGTGGAGGTCTGGAGTCAGAACTGTACTGATCACAGTCACTATCAGAGCAAAGATCCAGAGTTTCCTGTGAACCTCCACTGTTCTCCTGGATCATTTCCTCAGTGAACCTGAATCAAGTTGTCAGGGATGACGGGTGTCACCCTGGTTCCCTTCTGCAACAAGCCAGTGGGATTTTTCCATGTGGCttttgtctgacacacacacacacacacacacacacacttacacgtTTTGTTCAGCGAGATGATCTTCACCTTAACAACAACagttggaaacaaaaaaagatttaaacagATAAAAAATGTTCGTCAAACACGACTTCAGCTTCTTCACCACTAAGCTTCCGACTTGGGATTTGATTGGTCGCTGATCTCTTCTACAAAAGCCTTGGGTCGTAGAAATTCAGTGATATAAAATACTCTTCCAAAAAAATGGAATATGATGCATTATTAATAACTGAACCAGTAAGATATTGAATATGGGAGCCCCACCCCCTCGCCCTGATCTGACACTGACACTATGAATTAGTTCAGATTGAATTGATGAACGCAGACGTGACCGtcgtgtttttttcattacattaccTGGAACAGCAGCAGATTAACTTTGAATGAATCATCCATTAATATCTCAATCATAAATTGAGTTGTTGATGTAATTCTTATGTGGCAATAAAAAAtaggaaatatattttctgaattTCTAAGTACGGACAGCAGAACCGATACGTTCCAGTTTATTAACACCCATTGATTCATATCCCCGGGACTCGTTTAACAGCGGGTGTCAGttcgggcggctgtggctcaggacgtagagtcgttcggGTTGGCGGTTCCATCCCACctcccgccagtacacatgAAGCCGAGGAAGCTGCTCCTCCACCGACTCATCACGTCTGTCGTCTTCTCTCAACAGATCGGACCGATGGTGTCGATGAAGAGGAGAGCACGACGTCCAGGCCGCCATCTTCCCTGAgactcctcccctccacctgtGACCAGACGCTCTGACGCTCACACCATCCAGGTTCAGCTTCCGGTTTGCTGATTGGAGGAATTCTGGGAAGTGTCAAATGGGTTCTCCACCGTACTATCGACATAACCACAAGTGTCAAGGACATTTCATCTAGTCCTGTTGTTGATTTAGTGGCATTATTTCAATAAGTGTGAATGTTCTGATGGTgattaaatgtaatcaaataTTATGCGACCCCTGCTCTGCTATTTTAATCACGTCATAATGTAACCAGAAAAAGTTGGAATGCTTCACTTATGattaattcgctcatagactcaattggttttactcaacatgtaaacaaacccactcactgttttaatcacaccctcgacctcgttctgacctatggcatagacattgacaatctaatagtatttcctcaaaaccctctgtccgatcactacttagttacatttgaattctccattattaacctactgaatttggagaaaagttctattacagcaggtgtctatcagaaaactctgttagtaaattcaaagaaacagttccttcgttatttactctactgccatgtgtcgatacagtgcaggatcgttatcaaaactttactcccatacaaattgatgatgttgttgatagtgcagcagcctcactacgttccacacttgacactgtcgcccctctgaaaaagaagacagtcaaacagaggaggatagctccatggtttaatgcacagacacgcgctttaaaacagaccccacgtaggttagaaaggaagtggcgttccaatagtctagatgattctcacctagactgggaaaattgtttaattacatataagaaagccctccgaaatgccagaaccaattatttttcttcactaatggaggaaaataaaaacaaccccaggttcctcttcagcactgtagccaggctgaccgagagtaaaagctctactgaacagtctattcctccaactctaagtagcaatgatttcatgagtttctttactaataagattattaccatcagagaaaaaatttaccagcttcttcccactaatggcacagacacactgtccagtactgtaggttctgaaccaatagtatcgcctaatttatatttagaatgcttctcccctatagatcgggctgagctgacttcacttgtcacttcatccaagtcatcaacctgtcttttagatcctattccatcaaggctatttaaggatgtattacctttaattaataattccatattagatcagatcaatttatctatattgacaggctatgtaccaaaggcctttaaggtggcagtagttaaacctctgctcaaaaaaccgactctggacccagatatcttagctaactatagacccatatcaaacctcccctttatctctaaaatccttgaaaaaactgttgctaaccagttatgtgactatttacacaggaatagtctgcttgaagactttcagtcaggttttagaaaacatcatagtacagaaacagcactactgaaggttaccaacgaccttctcatggcctcagacagtggatatgtttctattctcgtccttttagatcttagtgctgcatttgataccatcgatcacaaaattctgttacagagactagaacacattgggattaaaggaacagcactagaatggtttaagtcctacttatctgatagatttcagtttgttaacgttaataacaaatcttccattcatacaaaagtgagacatggagtaccacaaggttctgtactgggaccgatacttttcactctatgtatgcttcctttaggcaatattataagaaaaccccacatcaatttccattgctacgctgatgatacccagctgtatttatctataaagccagatgaaactaatcaggtagacaaacttctggattgtcttaaagacataaaggcctggatgacttataattttttacttctaaattcagaaaaaactgaggtcattatactcggccctaaacacctcagagaaacattatctgatcatatagttactttggatggcattaccttggcctccagctctactgtgagaaaccttggagttacctttgaccaggacatgtcctttgactcacacatgaaacaagtctctaggacaaccttctttcacctgcgcaatatcaagaacattagaaacatcctctctcaaaaggatgctgaaaaactagtccatgcttttgttacttctagactggactactgtaattcattactgctaggatgccccaataagtctgtgaaaagcctccagctaatccaaataGCTGgagctcgagttctgacaggaactagaaaaagagatcatatttctccagtgatagaatctctgcattgtcCTCCTGTAacattcagaatagaattcaaaatactgctcctaacctacaaagcccttaataatcaagctccatcatatcttacagagctcctagtttcatattatcccaatagatcacttcgctctgtaaatgcaggattacttgtggttcccagagtctgtaaaagtagaatgggaggcagagccttcagccaccaggctcctctcctctggaaccagctcccagtttgtgtcagggatgcagataccctgtctacatttaaagttaaacttaaaaccttcctttttgataaagcttatagatagaactgctcaggtgtttaataaaccatttctttattatgctgttataagcctagactgctgggggaacttatatcatgagcatctttctccctctcccgttctctccctctctctctctctctctctctctctttatatctctctccttctcacacctttttcaatctctctctctctctctctctctctgcccccatgtatctacattacatgtcactaactctgttttctctctcccctagtagatctgaccccagagctgcaggatccaaacccgtcattattattattactatcattattattaataacatcattgtatttataagtatcagttttcactaattataagtatcagtctggtagaaattaaagcaactgttatactacccccccatcccccgatatgtttacagtacatgtcactaaccctgtttgtgttttctatctctcctagtgtatctctgaccccagagctgcaggacccaaacccgtcattattattgctattattaatattaatattaatatcatcactaataataacaacaacataattgtattttttaattataagtatcagtctggtagagattacagcggcagttgtacaactgtcccctctctctctctcttctctcctactgtctcgcctcccaccctctttctgcccacctctcctctcttcctcctctctctcctcactccaaccggtcgagacagatgaccgcccacaactgagtctggttctgtcagagatttcttcctgttaaaagggagttttttctcaaagtgctttgctcattgtgggatttgttgggttttccctgtaatattgtaatattgacctcactatgtaaagtgccttgagacaatgtatgttgtgatatggcgctatacaaataaaattgaattgaattgaattgaattagtgATGTAACTAGAAGTTGAGGCTGTACAGTCGTACTGTTAAAAGAGGAAGCATCTGAAACAGGAACCTTCTGTTGAAAATATATCGAGACACAAGTCGACACGATGCCAGAAATATTGGGGTCGTTCTCGGGGCGGTTCCTCTTCGGTTGAGCTCCTCGGGATCATCCACCACGAGACGGGAGTACGTGGACTTCAAGGAATCTTCAGTCAAGAACGAGAGGGATCAAACCTGTAAGAGAATCAGCACTGCCACAAGGACTGTGGGTTACAATTTGGACTTTGGAGTTCTTTTGCTCACTCTGCTGAAATGGAACCAGGACTTTGTGACCTTGGACGTGGTGGTGAGTTTGTTTCAAGAGACTTCCCCAGCAGGAAGGGCCCGGTCGCACCGGCCCAATGACTggaccctctccctctctccccacatTGATAAGTTGTCTACGTAAAGCTTGAGCTCTTTATGTTTAGTATTATTGGGtaaattgaattattatat
The Scophthalmus maximus strain ysfricsl-2021 chromosome 15, ASM2237912v1, whole genome shotgun sequence DNA segment above includes these coding regions:
- the LOC118286536 gene encoding NACHT, LRR and PYD domains-containing protein 6-like, which produces MKSDRSNELPPNFSREPGPSDSEAKRSHVSEEKLPSCCASCQDVLKDPVSTGCGHWLCRRCITSYWDQSSSPGESSCPQCGKRSTSWQLFMRHHSNNFTLDKSDSGSCLSADRGLQQVLDEHKISLRTRCERVTEGSDDRGSETLLNRIFTELYITEGQSEEVNTQHEVRQLETTSKKKTVHETPIKCHDIFKAGPDQQRRIRVVLTNSVAGVGKTFLVQKFTLDWAEGLENQDVSLLILLSFRELNLIKDQQHSLLTLLCVFNPTLQKVTAEKLAVCRLLFIFDGLDESRLSLDFNHREVVSDVTQSSSVNELLTNLNQGNLLPSALVWITSRPAAANQIPPTCGDRVTEVRGFTDAQKEEYFRRRFSDEELSSRIISHVKTSRSLHIMCLIPVFCWISATVLEHMLTTDQREELPKTLTDLYSHFLLVQTQRKKNKYPAGSDRERSKDHPERESINIFNCLMEMNNLSVHQGIQEFLKSEYRSEKKLSGIRCSALAYMLQMSEEVLDELDLNTSEEGLLRLIPAVRNCRKAQFTGCFLSKTHCEVVTSALKSNPSHLRQPDLSLNQLQDSGVKELCGFLESPDCRLETLRLKSCSLSEISCSSLASALKSNPSHLILLDLSYNQLQDLK